The Clostridium botulinum BKT015925 genome includes the window AAACAGCAAATAGGACTTAGTGGAAGAACTGTCAAACCTAAATTAATAATTACTGTAGGAATTCAAGGATCAGTACAATTTGTAGCTGGAATGAATAATTCAGATACAATAATTGCTATAAATAAAGATCCAAATGCTTCAATATTTAATGTAGCACACTATGGAATAGTTGGAGATCTTTATGAAATAATACCAAACTTAATACAACAATTAGATAGGGAAGAAGCGATAACAGAAGTTGCTTCAAGTTTATAAGGAATACTTAAAAACAAATTACGGATTTATATAAGAAGCTATCCCTTAGCTTCTAAAATGGGGAGGTTATAGCAATGTGCGAATACAAAAAAATAGATAATAAAGACTTAGAATTCTTAAAATTAGTAGTAGGTAACGATAATGTCCTATATGGTGATGAAATAAATGAAGATTATAGTCATGACGAATTAGGTGGAATAAGTAATTATCCAGATGTTTTAGTAAGAGTTCATTCAACAGAAGAAGTTTCTAAAATAATGAAATATGCATATGAAAATACTATACCAGTAGTTGTAAGAGGTTCAGGTACAGGACTTGTAGGGGCTTCCGTTCCACTACATGGAGGAATAATGCTTGAAACTACTGAAATGAATCATATATTAGAATTAGATGAAGAAAATTTAACTCTTACATTAGAACCAGGTGTACTTTTGATGGAAATAGGAAAATATGTAGAGGAAAATGATCTTTTCTATCCACCAGATCCAGGTGAAAAAAGTGCTACAATAGGTGGAAACATAAGTACAAATGCTGGAGGAATGAGAGCTGTTAAATATGGCGTTACAAGAGACTATGTTCGTGGTCTTGAAGTAGTTCTTCCAAATGGAGATGTTGTACAGCTTGGTGGAAAAGTAGTTAAAAATAGTTCAGGATATAGTTTGAAAGATTTAATTATCGGTTCAGAAGGTACTTTAGGTATAGTAACAAAAGCTATATTAAAATTATTACCACTACCTAAAAAATCAATAAGCTTACTTATACCATATAACGATATAGATACAGCAATTGAAATGGTTCCCAAAATTATAAAATCAAAGGCAGTACCAACAGCAATAGAATTTATGCAAAGAGAAGTAATACTATGTGCTGAAGAATATTTAGGAAAGAAATTCCCTGATACTTCATCAGATGCATATCTTCTATTAACATTCGATGGAAATAGTACAGAACAAGTTGAAAAAGACTATGAAACTGTTGCTGATCTTTGCTTAAAAGAAGGAGCATTAGATGTATTCATAGTTGATACAGATGAAAGAAAAGAATCTGTATGGTCAGCTAGAGGAGCATTTCTTGAAGCAATTAAAGCATCAACTACTGAAATGGATGAATGTGATGTTGTTGTTCCAAGAAATAAAGTAGCAACATTTATAAAATATACTCATGAACTAGAAAAAGAGTTTAATATGAGAATACCAAGCTTTGGTCATGCTGGAGATGGAAATTTACATGTATACATTTGTAGGGATGATTTAAATGATAAAGATTGGAAAGATAATTTAAGTAAATTGTTTGAATGCATGTATAAAAAATCAGAAGAACTAAATGGACTTGTATCTGGTGAACATGGAATTGGTTATGCTAAGAAAGAATATATGTTTGAACAGTATGGAAATAGTTATATGAACATAATGAGAGGTATTAAGAAGGCTTTTGATGAAAAAAATATTTTAAATCCTGACAAAGTGTGTCGTTAATTTGATCCCTTTCAATACTCAATTAATATAGATAATCTGGTGGCGAATGCTGCCAGATTTTTATTATTTTAAGCAAAATATAGCAAAAACAACTTAAGGTATGGTGGTAAGTGTAGTATAATATTTATAAAGTTTATTATGTAAATGGAGGAATAAATATGAAATACAGAAGAGGTATTGCACTGATGATTGCAAGTGTATTTACATGTGCTTTAACACCTATTAATTTTGGTAATAAAAATGTACAAGCTACAGAAATTTATACAAAATATGATAAAAGATCAACTAAAGTAGAAAATAAATATGATATTGAAGAAAAGGTGTTAAAAGTAAAACAATTTGAGGATTGTACAGTAGTTTTGACTAAGATGGCGTTGTATTTTATAAAAGATGGGAAAGCTAAGAAATATGATTTTAGTAAAAATGAAATATTATGTTCTACAAATATTCAAAGAGATGGTAGATATGTATATGTATCTCCATATAAGAAAAATGGACAATATGAAATATTAACAATAGATACTAAGAATTTATCTAGTAAAATTACTAATGTGAGTAAATATGTTGATATTAACAATAATAACAAACTACAAGAATTTCTTATAGACAACAATAAAAATATATGGTTATCAATATATGAAAGTAATAAAAAGCAATATAAATTATTAAAAATTAGTGATAAAGGAAAAGAAGATACAAAAGAAAAATATGTTATAAAAGAAAAATATGTTATAAAAGAAGGAGAAAAGGATATTTATAATAATGCTATTATAAATATAAAATTTGATAATAGTGGAACAGTATATTTCAAGGTTACACAGATTGATAAAACTGGAAACAATCAATATATATTAAAAAGTATATCAAAAAACGGAGAAGAAAAAAATATTAGGCTTAAGAATGATATTCGAGATTATGTTATAGATGAAAATGGATGTATTTGGATTATATCTAAAGAAAAAATAGAATATTTATCACCAAGTGGAGAGAGGTTAAAATTATTTAATGGTAAAGATATAAAGGATATAACTGTAGATAGTAAATATAATGTTTGGATTTTGGATAATGATAAAATCAGAGAAATTTATAATGATAAGATTAAAGAAGTCTATAATGTAGCAAAAGATAGTAAAGAATTTAGTGTATACTCAAAAGATAATATTGTTATAAAAAATACTAGAGGATTTACAATAAAGATAAATGGACAAGATGAAGAAGTTTCAGTGGATAGCTATGTTGGAAATTCTGCTGTTGTATTAAAAGATAAAGATTCACAAATTAGAATTTTAAGTGACGAATATGATGAGAAATCAGATTATAAAATGGATGATGATGTTGTATTAGATGTTACTTTAAAAGACGATAAATTTATTTTAAATAATAAGATAAGAACTAATTTTTCAACATATTGTAATTCCATGGTATATAATGGAGAAGTATATTTAGTAAAGTATAATACACTTTATAAAGTAAAAAATAATTCTATGGAAGAATACGTTAAATTCAATAAGGAAGAATATAATGAATTTGCAAGTAGTGTAAGCGTTGATAAAAATGACAATATTTATATAGTAGGAATAAAAAATATTTATATAATAGATAAGGATAAAAATGTAGATAAAATTTCTTTATCAAAAATTTATCCAGATGAAGTAGCTGATGAAAATATATTATTAAAAGATAAGAATAAAGATGTATATGTAGTTACACGAACAAGAAAAGGTATAAAATTTAATAAATTAGATGGTAAGAATTTTAGAACAATTAACTACAGATTTCAAGATGGAAAAGAGCCAATAAATATATTTTTAAATGAAAAAGATGAATTTGAATTTGTATACAAAGATAATAAAAATGAATATAAAGTTTATAAACTAGATGAAAACTTACTTCCACAAGAAGATACTAGATTTAGTAATGAAGGCTTAGGTCTTATGAAGACTTATAATGAAATTAGAGGTTTAAAAAAGACTGATGATTCTAAATTAATATTGTGGATTGGAAAAAATATGATTTATACTAAAAAACGAGTAGAAGAAAAGTTTATAGGGCTTTATGATATTGGATCAAATGATATTATAAATAGTATGGTTAAAGGAAAAGATGGACGAGTGTATCTTGGAACTTCTAACTCAGGGGTTATATGTTATGGACAAAGAATAGATAAAAATCCAGCTAATTATAAAGAAATAGTTCTAAAACAGGGTGATAAGGTTGATAAAGATAAGGAATGGACTATAAGATTTAACAAGAAATTAGATAAAAATAGTATAAATGAGGACAATATAATTGTAGTAAGAGAAGATGGAGAAATAGAACCAGTAAAACTGAGTCTAAATGAAGATGGAACTTCAATTAAAATTACTTCGGAAAAAAAGTATAAGGAACAACAAAATTATTATATATTTATAACTAAAAATATTAAATCAGAGTCTGGAAAAAAATTAAAAAAAGATATATACGGAAAATTTACAGTTGCAAAGTCTAACAAAATTGAGGATGTAGCAAAATTTGAAATTATTGAACCGGAAAATATGGATATTAAGAATAAAGAAGTTATGAAAACTGTCATTAACAAATGGAAAGATAAAATTGAAGATGAAGGACGCCTAAAAAATAATATATTAAAAGTAGGAAAAGTTTCAGTAAAAGAAGTTAAGATAGCGGATGATACAGCATATATATTATTTAATGCTGAAATTTTAAATAAAGTTAATGATAAAATAGAAAAAAGTGAAAAGAATATCGGATTGAATTGCAAAAAGGTTGATAAGTCTTGGAATATAATTAAATAATAAATATGCATAAAAAACCCTCTCTATAATATATAGAGAGGGTTTTTTATAGTTATTAAGCAGTTGCTTGTTGTAATTTTTCGATTCCGATTCTAATTCTTCTTAAAGATTCTTCTTTTCCTAGAATTTCAGCAAGTTCAAAAGCTCCACCAGGTGAAGAAGCTTCTCCAGATAAAGCAGTTCTAACAGGCCAGAAAACAACTCCATTTTTAACTTCTAATTCTTTAACTAATGCATAAATTACATCATTAAGATTATCAAAAGTCCAATCTTGTAAATTTTCTAAAGCAGGAAGTGCTTTTTCTAAAGTTACTAATGAATTTTCAGAATTAGTCTTCATTTTTTTATGAGCATATATTGAAATATCATAATCAGGTAATTCTTTTACAAAGCCTACAAGTTCAGGTATTTCAGTAAATACTTCAATTCTAGTTTGTACTTGTTCACTTAATTTTAATAAGTTGTATTTTCCCATTTCTTCTTCTGTGAAAACTTCTTTATAGTATGGTAATGCATACTCATGGAATTCTTCAAGGGAAAGTTTCTTTATATATTCGCCATTCATCCATTTTAATTTTATAGTATCAAATATAGATGGGGCTTTATGAATATTTCTATAATCAAATTGTTCAACTAATTCTTCAAGAGTAAATATTTCTTGATTAGTTCCTGGATTCCATCCAAGAAGAGCTATAAAGTTTACAACTGCATCTTTAAGATATCCTTTTGCAAGTAAATCTTCAAAAGATGCATCTCCATTTCTCTTACTTAATTTGTTATGAGCATCTTTCATAATTGGAGGACAGTGAATATAAGTTGGTATATCCCATCCAAAAGCATTATATAATCTGTTGTATTTTGGAGCAGAAGATAAGTATTCATTTCCACGTACAACGTGAGTTATTCCCATTAAGTGATCATCTATAACATTTGCAAAGTTATATGTTGGAAGACCATCTGATTTGATTAATATCATGTCTTCAAGTTCTGAATTATCTACTGTAATTGTTCCGTAGATTTCATCTTCAAAAGTTGTTTCACCATCTAAAGGATTCTTTTGTCTTATAACATAAGGAATACCTAATGCTAATTTTTCTTCAACTTCTTCTTTAGAAATATTTCTACAATGACCATCATATTTAAATGTACCAGATGTTTCTTTTAATGAATCAAGTCTTTCTTTATCGCAGAAACAGTAATAAGCTTCACCTTTTTCAACTAATTCTTTGGCATAGCCTAAATATAGTCCACGTCTTTCACTTTGAACGTAAGGACCTACAGGACCGCCGATGTCCGGACCTTCGTCATGTGTTAATCCAGTCATTTTTAGTGTTTTATATATTACATCAACTGCACCTTCAACGTATCTTCCTTGATCTGTATCTTCAATTCTTAGTATGAACTTACCATTGTCATGCTTTGCAATAAGATAAGTATAAAGTGCTGTTCTCAAGTTTCCAACGTGCATATATCCAGTTGGACTTGGTGCAAATCTTGTTCTAACTTCATTTGCTGACATCTATTTTCACTCCCATATTTATGTATATTTAAATAACCTTTATATGTAATAAAAGGTATATTAAAATCCTAGTTTAATGATATACTAAGGCATAGGCTGTGTCAATTATTCAGGAAAATTTATATGAATTTAGATGACATTATAATATAAACATAGTATACTAATATAGAATTTTCATATTAATATTAATTTTAATTATAAAATTAAAAATTTATAAAGGAGAGAATAAAATGTACATAAGTGATTCAGATAATAATAAAAACATTGTAAAATATTACTTGTATTTACTAGGATTATTATCTATAGGATGGATAACTTTTTTTATTATAAAATTAAGAGATAGTTTTGTTACTGGTGGAGGAAAATTTGATAATATAGCAATTAATTATGTTTCAAGTATTAGAAACCATACTCTTAATAAACTAGTAGTTATAATAAGTAAAAGTGGTGATACAATAACAGCTATAATATTTACTATTTTAGTATTTATGTTTTTCTACATAATAAGAAGAAAAAAAGAAGCTTGGTTTTATTCTATAACAGTTTTAACAATTGCGATTATTAGTCAAGTGTTAAAATTTATAGTTAAAAGACCAAGACCAACAGGAAATTGGCTTGTAAACATACATGGATATAGTTTCCCAAGTGGTCATTCTGTATTATCTATGACAGCTGCTTTACTTATAATATATTTTGTTTTAACAAGTTTCAAAAATAGGGGAGTATCAGTAATATTAAGTATACTTATATATATTTATGGTTCGTCAGTAGGGCTTAGTAGAGTATATGTGGGTGTTCATTATATAAGTGATGTAGTTGGGGGTTGGACTCTTGCAACTATATGTGTTTTTATAAGTTTATTAATATTTAATAAAATAAATGATAAAGAATCTACTAAATATATATTATAAAATAAAGTTTAAGGGTTATCTTAAAGAAATTTTTAAGATAACCCTATTTTTATACTTATTTTATACTTAATTGTGGAATTAATCTAATGCAAATAAATCCATAATATGGTAATATTGTATATGTAAATTATTGGAAAGGAAATGGGGGGACTATATGGAGGACAAGTTAATTATTATAGATGACCTAAGTAAATTTTCATCGAAGTCTGTTAAGACCCGAAGTTCTCTGGAAGAATGTATACTTAAAATATTGGGATATACTTTTATGTTTTATGTAATGAGATTAATTTTTATAATTCCAATATATATTTTTTCCAGTGGAAATATGAGCTTGTTTAAACTTTATAATAATCGTTATACGTATAATACTCCAAGCTATAATGATATATGGGCAAACTTTAATAAAGCTTTCTTAAATGTTTTTCAAAATAGAGATTATTTAATTAAATATATGATTATAAGCTTTATAGTTTTAAGTGTATTATTTATATTAATAAGTAATTCTCCAATAGGAATACTTGTAAGTTTTTTTGTAATAATAATATCACCATATATAGTATATAATGTGTGTTTACCTATAATATCTTTTTTATACGTACCTTTAAATTTTATATGTTTATTTATTGATAACTGTTTACCAGAAAGGATACCAATAATTCAATTATGGGGAATCCTTGGTTTTATATTTGGAATTATACAAGTTATAAGGAAAAGTAACAAAAAAGCCATTATTACTTTCCTTATAATATTAATAATATGTTTTGCTATAACTAACTATAAGTTTTGTATACAGAATGCATTTCCTCTTAAAAGTTTTTTCTAAAAAATCAATTTATATATACAGTAGTTTTTTTAGGTATATTGTAATAAATAAATTTTGCATCATTTATGGAAAGTCTTATACACCCATGAGATAATTTAGCTCCTAGTGTGCCATTTGCAATGCTTCCATTTCTATTTAGCAATATTGTATGGAATAGATAATCTCCATTTATTTGAGTGAAATATTTACACATTAATTTAGAATTATTTTTAACAATGAAAGATTCACCTTTATTTCCAATACAAAAAGTTCCTTTTATTGTAGGGGTAGAGGATTTGCCAACAGTGCAGGGGAGT containing:
- a CDS encoding FAD-binding oxidoreductase, with product MCEYKKIDNKDLEFLKLVVGNDNVLYGDEINEDYSHDELGGISNYPDVLVRVHSTEEVSKIMKYAYENTIPVVVRGSGTGLVGASVPLHGGIMLETTEMNHILELDEENLTLTLEPGVLLMEIGKYVEENDLFYPPDPGEKSATIGGNISTNAGGMRAVKYGVTRDYVRGLEVVLPNGDVVQLGGKVVKNSSGYSLKDLIIGSEGTLGIVTKAILKLLPLPKKSISLLIPYNDIDTAIEMVPKIIKSKAVPTAIEFMQREVILCAEEYLGKKFPDTSSDAYLLLTFDGNSTEQVEKDYETVADLCLKEGALDVFIVDTDERKESVWSARGAFLEAIKASTTEMDECDVVVPRNKVATFIKYTHELEKEFNMRIPSFGHAGDGNLHVYICRDDLNDKDWKDNLSKLFECMYKKSEELNGLVSGEHGIGYAKKEYMFEQYGNSYMNIMRGIKKAFDEKNILNPDKVCR
- a CDS encoding Ig-like domain-containing protein, with product MKYRRGIALMIASVFTCALTPINFGNKNVQATEIYTKYDKRSTKVENKYDIEEKVLKVKQFEDCTVVLTKMALYFIKDGKAKKYDFSKNEILCSTNIQRDGRYVYVSPYKKNGQYEILTIDTKNLSSKITNVSKYVDINNNNKLQEFLIDNNKNIWLSIYESNKKQYKLLKISDKGKEDTKEKYVIKEKYVIKEGEKDIYNNAIINIKFDNSGTVYFKVTQIDKTGNNQYILKSISKNGEEKNIRLKNDIRDYVIDENGCIWIISKEKIEYLSPSGERLKLFNGKDIKDITVDSKYNVWILDNDKIREIYNDKIKEVYNVAKDSKEFSVYSKDNIVIKNTRGFTIKINGQDEEVSVDSYVGNSAVVLKDKDSQIRILSDEYDEKSDYKMDDDVVLDVTLKDDKFILNNKIRTNFSTYCNSMVYNGEVYLVKYNTLYKVKNNSMEEYVKFNKEEYNEFASSVSVDKNDNIYIVGIKNIYIIDKDKNVDKISLSKIYPDEVADENILLKDKNKDVYVVTRTRKGIKFNKLDGKNFRTINYRFQDGKEPINIFLNEKDEFEFVYKDNKNEYKVYKLDENLLPQEDTRFSNEGLGLMKTYNEIRGLKKTDDSKLILWIGKNMIYTKKRVEEKFIGLYDIGSNDIINSMVKGKDGRVYLGTSNSGVICYGQRIDKNPANYKEIVLKQGDKVDKDKEWTIRFNKKLDKNSINEDNIIVVREDGEIEPVKLSLNEDGTSIKITSEKKYKEQQNYYIFITKNIKSESGKKLKKDIYGKFTVAKSNKIEDVAKFEIIEPENMDIKNKEVMKTVINKWKDKIEDEGRLKNNILKVGKVSVKEVKIADDTAYILFNAEILNKVNDKIEKSEKNIGLNCKKVDKSWNIIK
- the gltX gene encoding glutamate--tRNA ligase, which produces MSANEVRTRFAPSPTGYMHVGNLRTALYTYLIAKHDNGKFILRIEDTDQGRYVEGAVDVIYKTLKMTGLTHDEGPDIGGPVGPYVQSERRGLYLGYAKELVEKGEAYYCFCDKERLDSLKETSGTFKYDGHCRNISKEEVEEKLALGIPYVIRQKNPLDGETTFEDEIYGTITVDNSELEDMILIKSDGLPTYNFANVIDDHLMGITHVVRGNEYLSSAPKYNRLYNAFGWDIPTYIHCPPIMKDAHNKLSKRNGDASFEDLLAKGYLKDAVVNFIALLGWNPGTNQEIFTLEELVEQFDYRNIHKAPSIFDTIKLKWMNGEYIKKLSLEEFHEYALPYYKEVFTEEEMGKYNLLKLSEQVQTRIEVFTEIPELVGFVKELPDYDISIYAHKKMKTNSENSLVTLEKALPALENLQDWTFDNLNDVIYALVKELEVKNGVVFWPVRTALSGEASSPGGAFELAEILGKEESLRRIRIGIEKLQQATA
- a CDS encoding phosphatase PAP2 family protein, whose amino-acid sequence is MYISDSDNNKNIVKYYLYLLGLLSIGWITFFIIKLRDSFVTGGGKFDNIAINYVSSIRNHTLNKLVVIISKSGDTITAIIFTILVFMFFYIIRRKKEAWFYSITVLTIAIISQVLKFIVKRPRPTGNWLVNIHGYSFPSGHSVLSMTAALLIIYFVLTSFKNRGVSVILSILIYIYGSSVGLSRVYVGVHYISDVVGGWTLATICVFISLLIFNKINDKESTKYIL